AATATCATCAGCGATATCACGATAGACAGTACCGGCCGCTGTATAAATTTATTAAACATGGCTTAATTTTTTAGGGGATTAATGCTACTCTGCTTTAAGTCTCAAATGGGAAATGACTTCCTTGGGCTGCACATACGTAAACTGGATCTTGTCGTCATCCTTTACCGTTTGTACGCCATCAAGCAGTATGCGGTCGGTTGCGGAAATGCCGCTTTGCACTACGTATAAATCGGGGAGCTCCCCCTTGATGGTGATTTCGCGTGACCTTACCGTATTGTTCTTATCCACAACAAAGACATACATCTTGTCCTGGATCTCATAAGTCGTTTTCTGTGGGATGATCAGTGCGTTTTTAACGGGAACAGTCATCATCACTTTGCCGGTCTCGCCGTTGCGCAGCAATTTGTCAGGATTTGGAAACCCGGCGCGGAATGCGATGTTTCCGGTTTCGTTGTCGAATTCCCCTTCAATGACTTCCACTTTTCCTTTGTATTTTAAAGGTTCGTTGTTGGCCAAAAGCAATCCGACTTCGTTATTGCCGCGGTCTTTTATATTGGTCTGGTAGCTGATATATTCCGGTTCCGACACGTTGAAGTAGGCGAACATGCGGCTGTTGTCTGAAAGGCTAGTGAGCAGTTCGCCCTCATCGATGAGGCTGCCGAGCTTCAGTGGAATGCGGTCGATGGTTCCGGCAAAAGGCGCGCGGATTTCGGTAAAGCCCAAA
This genomic stretch from Flavobacterium pallidum harbors:
- a CDS encoding efflux RND transporter periplasmic adaptor subunit, encoding MTRNVMFSGVIALLCTISCTTKKEEKEETGKFTVTSPVVIDTSFTKDYVSQIKSVRNIEIRAQEKGYLQDIYVDEGQSVQAGQLLFRIMPQLYQAELLKAESEAKAATIELQNAKTLADKNVVSKNEQAMAQAKLDQAKAEVSLAKLHLGFTEIRAPFAGTIDRIPLKLGSLIDEGELLTSLSDNSRMFAYFNVSEPEYISYQTNIKDRGNNEVGLLLANNEPLKYKGKVEVIEGEFDNETGNIAFRAGFPNPDKLLRNGETGKVMMTVPVKNALIIPQKTTYEIQDKMYVFVVDKNNTVRSREITIKGELPDLYVVQSGISATDRILLDGVQTVKDDDKIQFTYVQPKEVISHLRLKAE